The following proteins are encoded in a genomic region of Microscilla marina ATCC 23134:
- a CDS encoding DNA adenine methylase, giving the protein MIATTTPLKALMKPPLTYYGGKQHMIKHILPLMPAHQLYCEPFVGG; this is encoded by the coding sequence ATGATTGCAACCACCACTCCTTTGAAAGCTTTGATGAAACCTCCACTTACCTATTATGGAGGTAAGCAACACATGATTAAACATATTTTGCCGCTTATGCCAGCCCACCAACTCTATTGTGAACCATTTGTAGGTGGTTGA